In Chroicocephalus ridibundus chromosome 2, bChrRid1.1, whole genome shotgun sequence, the DNA window CTGTTCAtgtggtttaaagaaaaaaacatgagcaCAGTCTCTCTCTGCAGCCACTGAAGCCTTTGGTGTGCAATGAGTGATCACTGGTCCTTAAAATTACGTGAGCTTCTGATAACAACACTCATACACTCTCTGTTCCCTTTTTTGGGGGGCCCATGTCTTTGCAGGTGCCTCATGCTGCAGCTGAGGGCAATggtaaatgatttttatttttttttatgtgaccTCTCTGTGCTCCCTTCCTTTAAACATAGTGGCAATATGTGAGGCTTTCCAAGCCCGGCAGGGCCCTGCATCATCTTTCCTCCATGAAATTACAAGCTGTGGTTAGGGCAAAGGTTGTGAGCTCTCCAAGAATGACGCCGGGCCAAGAGTGATACTGGGCCAAATGTCTCTGTGGAGTTACAATCAGTTGTAACACGACTGCCTGGGCCCACTGCAACTAGAACCTTTAATACTTTTTACCTTCTTTTACACCTCTACAGTGATCATGAAAATCCAGGGCTGGCCAATATTTACTTGGCTCACATATTAACTCCGAGACCAGAGAGGGAGTAGCAGAGAGCCAAGCCCAAGATAAGGAGTGAAACCCACATGGTCTGTCTTTCTTATTAGTTCCTACTTTGGAGACAAGAGTAGAACACCAGTcaaaaagtaaactgaaaaatttaattgttttataaaataagATTATGGAATTCTATGTAAAAATCCAGCTTCTTAAATATGGTACATTCACTTCCTcacagaatatttaaatattcaggtCACGTATGCTATATTTTCACCATATTTGAATTAAAATCATTGGATAAATTAAAACATCCCTACCAAAAGATACCACAACTTATACAAATAAAACtaagcaataatatttttttaaatacaaaatgtaaagaaattaatAACTCTTAGAGCATGCTACAAAACTTTGCCAGAAAAATATATGGAATCATTTTTGTTTAACTAGAAAATATACAGTgtgcttttcatttctcttcctaAAATTCAGTCTCATACAATTTCCATTTAACTTAATAAATATGTACAACAAAAATGTTTATACCTCAAAGAATATAAATAGCAAATACTGTAGTAGAGCCTGGTCCGGCATTCTTTTCTCATCCAGTGACTATAGTGGGGCTTTTCAACTCTGAATGTGCAAAAATGCAGAATCAGGCTCTTAGTGTTATCAACAGGTTAATAGCTTTTACAAaagtgattttattaaaaaaaaacttccaaaaacactgcaaaagaCTTAGAGCTATTCCAGTCAGGCATTTCTATAAATAGTAAGACATAATGTAGGAAAACAACGTTCCAGTTTAATTACTGCTGGCAGTAATTAGGGAAAAATAGTCAGTGGAGAATGAAAAATATCTTGAATTAGACACATCTTACTTTCACTGATTTAACTTGGTTCCTTACCATTTCTGAAAGGAGTTTCTGGTGTAATCTATACATTGTAAATCTGTGAAGAAACTTAATCACCTTCTTCAGACTTTGGATGGTTGGTTTTGGAAAGTGGTATGTTTTCAGGTGCTTCAGTCCATACATTAAACCTTTAATGGTGTCTTGGTCACCATTCTTTATTCTCCACAGATTGAGAAGCTTCAGAACTCGCTCTGTAGGTTGACATAGTTTCATTGTGCGCTCGATGTCTTCTTTTCCCACTTTCTTGCCTGGTAAGCTTGCCATCAGCGTGTTGAGATGTTCAAAGGTGAGGTTCGGGTGGCCAATATGCCTTAAGACACTGTTTTCACAAAGATCGATATCTATAGGAAGGGAAAAGGCAAGAGAGATAAGTACGATGCATTACATCTTTACCATGGCCTACACAAAACCTTCCACATTTCCAGGTGAATACTCCTTCCTTTTTTACGTTATTTCAAATCATCCTATCAGCAATGCTATTTTTTAGGCTGatgaaaagcacttaaaaatttaattaacttTGCAAATACAAACAACGCCAAATTACAAACAAAGTTAGTAACAAGTATTTATTGCTATATGCTTGTTTCATCTATCTATCTTGTAAAATATTATGCATGTGAAAAGAATCCTAACACTTGGTTCTATTCTTCTGAAATGTCTAGGCaagctttgctaaaataaaaattttcgGTTTTGAAGTATTCTAGACACTTCAGAGTCTAACATAAGCATGCATGttaaaaaagaagagggagaaaaaacaatttctgcagcatttttcaaatctaTTCCGAGTGGACAAAAGGTCATTCTAATGTGGCAGTTGCTGATGGTGGCTTACATGAAAAGAGCTGGCCTGACTCTCGTAACAACCTCGGTGTTAACATTGCGGCACTGTTTCACCTTTGACACCTGTCTTGGCAGATTCAGCACAAACAAAGCGGTGAATTGGCATGACAAATAGGtaccagaagggaaaaagaaaggaaagcctgTCTGTGTATTCCTCACTCCCATGTGTCCCCATTCCATGAATAGATGTCGTAGTCCGAGCTGTCAATCTCCACTTTATAGAAAACAAATTGCAGCCTCAGTTGCAGGCATCCAGCTTCCTCTAACTTCAACAGCCACTGCTCAGATGTGACAGTGGGAAAAATTTTCCCCACTTGATCAAAATTCTTCGTATGTTGTGCAGTCTCAAAAGGGGATCTTGGCTGTGACCAGCTCCCAAAGGGGATACAAGTCTGAGAAGAGTTCAGTCTGCGACTGATCAGGAGAAGCTGAATTCTCTTCCTGCTTCCTCTCAACTTCACTGTGCTTACTGCATCAGTAAATCTCAGTTAAGCCCTGCAGGTCCTTCTCAGAGCATAACACACCAACAGGAGGTATTTGATCccaagcaaattttaaaatgccattcaGAATGTTGCTTTTAATGTAAGTGTTATCAAGATAAGGTACCTTGAATAATCTTCTTGACCATATCCtgttctttgttttgctgcttccaTAACTTCAAAAGCTGGAAGGTCTGCTCTTGAGTACCGTGCCTTTGTTTAATCCTTTCGATATTTTCTGTGCCAACCTTTGTCCCAGGCAAACTGTCTGCTAGAATGTTCAGCCAGTTAGGTGTGAGAAAAGTAGGAACAGCAAACCTGAAAAAGGCCTCCTCACACAGGGTTACATctgaaatgagaaagagaaacagaatatGTCAATTGTTCTGATCTCTGTTACCCTgcttatctctgaaaaaaaaaaagcaagtagcaaggatgataagaaaaaaaggcttaaaaaacaaactaagTGGTTTTTATAGTGCTGTCGCTCTCTGTGCTTGAATTCCATTTGTTCTAATCTACAATAATTAAAACTCTACTAAGGCCATCACCATAGCAGGCAAATGGTTACCAAGCTAGATATTTTTATCATAAATGCTGATACGTTAATTTTAACTGTAATTAAAGGTACGTTTTCAGAGCAGGTATGTTTTCAGTCTTCCTTAATATGATACATACCTATTCCACATTTTTGAGGTGTTGTATCTGTATTTTCCTGACAGACGTTGTCACGAACTGCATTCCCCTTCGAGGCTATTTTGAAACCCAGTGCACTGCAGTTTGTGTGCTTTAGACAGGCTGCTTTGGATGACGTTTCATTCGAGAAAAATCCTTCTGGACATCTCTTACACACAGTGTCACTCTCAGGGGTACCTGTGGAAATAGGAGAACAATGCATCCAATTGCATGTAacctcaactttaaaaaaatacaaaaatacaaaaataaaagaacatattCCTCCCCAAATTGTCATGCTTCTGCTTTTCACATTTCTGATGTATGAAGGaatcacatttagaaaaaaaccccacactttaatttttaaaaccaaaaacgTTTCTTGAAGAGAGTGATGTTCCTGCTGGAGTAATAGAGTAAATAGCACTCTTACATACACTTGTTACCAACTTTAAAATCAGCAATTACTGGTTAAATCAGTAATTTAGTAAGGTAATATCTTTAAATCAGTAATTACTTGAGTATATTCAGACGTTACGTGATGTCTGACCTTCACCCTTCAACTGTACAAATATTCTGTAAAATTACTAAATGGCCCAAGAAACTGCTCTCAATTTTACTCTAATATCTGCCCAGAACCTTACTCAAACAGGTTACTTTAGTTCTAGCTAAAAATATAACCTAACTAAATATCAACT includes these proteins:
- the TNFRSF11B gene encoding tumor necrosis factor receptor superfamily member 11B; translated protein: MNKFLCCTLVLLDISVKWTIQDDSPRKYPHYDPGTSRQLLCDQCPPGSYVKQHCTATSPTQCAPCPDQYYAEEWNSNDECQYCSAVCKELQYVKQECTPTQDRLCQCVEGRYLELEFCLKHTECPPGFGVAQPGTPESDTVCKRCPEGFFSNETSSKAACLKHTNCSALGFKIASKGNAVRDNVCQENTDTTPQKCGIDVTLCEEAFFRFAVPTFLTPNWLNILADSLPGTKVGTENIERIKQRHGTQEQTFQLLKLWKQQNKEQDMVKKIIQDIDLCENSVLRHIGHPNLTFEHLNTLMASLPGKKVGKEDIERTMKLCQPTERVLKLLNLWRIKNGDQDTIKGLMYGLKHLKTYHFPKPTIQSLKKVIKFLHRFTMYRLHQKLLSEMVRNQVKSVKVRCV